Proteins found in one Cervus canadensis isolate Bull #8, Minnesota chromosome 24, ASM1932006v1, whole genome shotgun sequence genomic segment:
- the LOC122426512 gene encoding 28S ribosomal protein S21, mitochondrial-like translates to MAKHLKFIARKVMVQERNVEGAYRTLNRILTMDGLIEDIKRWRYFEKPCRRRQRESYETCRRIYNMEMARKINFLMQKNQADPWQGC, encoded by the coding sequence ATGGCAAAACATCTGAAGTTCATTGCCAGGAAGGTGATGGTACAAGAAAGGAACGTGGAAGGTGCATACAGGACTCTGAACAGAATCCTTACCATGGATGGGCTTATTGAGGACATAAAGCGATGGCGGTATTTCGAGAAGCCTTGCCGTCGGCGACAGAGGGAAAGCTATGAAACCTGCCGGCGGATCTACAACATGGAAATGGCTCGCAAGATCAACTTCTTGATGCAAAAGAATCAGGCAGATCCATGGCAGGGCTGCTGA